From a single Planococcus shenhongbingii genomic region:
- a CDS encoding PD-(D/E)XK nuclease family protein, which produces MFKKFNPLKVLRMDSHEIRHSNILAWLLDHEENHGLNSVFVEKIISKMLMKPQNNSLITDSEFFLQILGLKFADWKVEREKQTSKKRYIDLLLSSEDNKTVIIIENKFYSSQSANQLNDYLNYVETEYPGYTIIPVFLTLLDEEPANELYWTLNYADVANVLEFILQFYKESISEEVFVFLKNYLAVLHERFAPDPERLLLAEEIFESYGEAITYLYLLNNPGIKFLNHHQPYKLQLKNISGAEEEWMRKAYQASKEAIDFIYTEGSLTLKKAFERFIVEDNQKKVLRFDASKSSPSFTHPEWEYHSEILERLTDKAPYWLKLGLIIFLKRAANNRLNIIIEVGNLEYDIRLKLLHYLEQNGYSIKPSSKSSNSMYTRIFSDQVEVKDWTSVDQVHTAIEQLTNSDQFESNIKRINNSVKMLAKELSE; this is translated from the coding sequence ATGTTTAAAAAGTTTAATCCACTAAAGGTGCTGCGAATGGACAGTCATGAAATCAGACATTCCAATATTTTGGCCTGGTTACTGGACCACGAAGAAAACCACGGACTAAATTCCGTCTTTGTTGAAAAAATAATCAGCAAAATGCTGATGAAGCCTCAGAACAATTCATTGATCACTGATTCAGAGTTTTTTCTGCAAATCCTTGGTTTGAAATTTGCAGATTGGAAAGTTGAACGGGAAAAGCAGACAAGCAAAAAAAGATATATCGATTTATTACTGAGTTCAGAAGATAACAAAACTGTCATCATTATTGAAAACAAATTCTATTCTTCTCAGTCCGCCAATCAGTTGAATGATTACTTGAATTATGTGGAAACTGAATATCCTGGATATACCATCATCCCTGTATTTCTTACATTGCTGGATGAAGAACCGGCAAACGAACTTTATTGGACTCTAAATTACGCGGACGTAGCTAACGTTCTTGAGTTTATTCTCCAGTTTTATAAGGAATCCATCAGTGAAGAAGTATTTGTGTTCCTGAAAAATTATTTGGCGGTTTTGCATGAACGTTTTGCTCCTGACCCGGAGCGGTTGCTTCTTGCTGAAGAGATTTTTGAATCTTATGGAGAAGCAATCACATATCTCTATTTGTTGAATAACCCGGGCATAAAATTCTTAAATCATCACCAGCCTTACAAACTTCAGCTTAAGAATATAAGTGGTGCTGAAGAAGAATGGATGAGAAAAGCTTACCAAGCTTCAAAAGAAGCAATTGATTTTATTTATACAGAAGGCTCTTTAACTCTTAAGAAAGCTTTTGAGAGATTTATAGTAGAAGATAATCAAAAAAAGGTGCTTCGGTTTGATGCTTCAAAATCTAGTCCGAGCTTTACCCATCCTGAGTGGGAATATCATTCTGAAATATTAGAACGGTTAACTGATAAAGCTCCTTATTGGTTGAAGTTGGGGTTAATCATATTTTTGAAACGTGCAGCGAATAACAGGTTAAATATCATCATCGAAGTTGGAAACTTAGAATATGATATCCGACTCAAGTTGCTACATTATCTAGAACAAAATGGCTATTCTATTAAACCATCTTCAAAATCTTCGAATTCGATGTATACCCGTATTTTCTCTGATCAAGTTGAAGTGAAAGACTGGACCAGTGTTGATCAAGTACATACAGCCATTGAGCAATTAACGAACAGTGATCAATTTGAAAGTAATATTAAAAGAATAAATAACAGTGTTAAAATGCTGGCAAAAGAGCTTAGTGAATAA
- a CDS encoding restriction endonuclease: MTIPGYQEFMYPFLKMLEDGQEHSLRESYNRLADEFNLTEQEREELLPSGKQRILHNRVGWTRTYLKKAGLLNTIRPGIFVITERGRKVLADPNVTSIDNAFLMQFQEFRLFKNKGEDESNLVVSPVKNESTPLEEIERNYKVLKEEAKEDLLDKVMNGTPLFFEKLVVDLLVAMGYGGTMKDAGQAIGRSGDEGIDGIIKEDILGLDMIYLQAKRWENTVTRPELQKFSGSLDGKRARKGVFITTSTFSDGAKEYVQMIDKKIILIDGDALTEFMFTYNIGVSHEETFVIKKVDEDYFGED; the protein is encoded by the coding sequence ATGACAATACCAGGCTATCAAGAATTCATGTACCCGTTTTTAAAAATGCTTGAAGATGGACAAGAGCATTCATTACGCGAATCATATAACCGTCTAGCTGATGAGTTTAATCTCACTGAGCAGGAACGAGAAGAATTACTGCCAAGCGGCAAGCAGCGCATTTTACATAATCGTGTAGGATGGACAAGAACGTATTTAAAGAAAGCAGGTCTCTTAAATACCATTCGTCCCGGAATCTTCGTAATAACGGAACGAGGAAGAAAAGTGCTTGCAGATCCTAATGTCACATCAATAGATAATGCATTTCTTATGCAATTTCAGGAGTTCCGTCTTTTCAAAAATAAGGGAGAGGATGAATCGAACCTAGTTGTCTCTCCTGTGAAAAATGAAAGCACCCCTTTAGAAGAAATTGAACGCAACTATAAGGTTTTGAAAGAAGAAGCAAAAGAAGACTTATTGGATAAAGTTATGAATGGCACACCTTTATTCTTCGAAAAACTTGTTGTGGACTTGCTTGTAGCAATGGGATACGGTGGCACGATGAAAGACGCTGGCCAAGCAATTGGACGATCTGGTGATGAGGGAATCGATGGAATAATCAAAGAAGATATTCTTGGCCTTGATATGATATATCTTCAAGCTAAGCGTTGGGAGAATACGGTTACCCGCCCAGAGCTTCAAAAATTCTCTGGTAGCCTTGATGGTAAACGTGCTAGAAAAGGAGTGTTCATAACGACTTCTACTTTTTCAGATGGAGCGAAGGAATACGTGCAAATGATTGATAAGAAAATCATATTAATTGATGGTGATGCACTTACGGAATTTATGTTTACTTACAATATTGGTGTTAGTCATGAAGAGACTTTTGTGATTAAAAAAGTGGATGAGGATTATTTTGGAGAAGACTGA
- the brxL gene encoding protease Lon-related BREX system protein BrxL: MEGKTEVSLTVDLDKKLNSAFAGRVVRKDLTKLIKEGANVPVYVLEYLLGMYAATDDEDSISEGVERVKKILSDNFVRPDEAEKIKSRIRELGQYSIIDKVSVVLNPKLDIYEAEFSNLGLKGVPVGSNFVKEYDKLLVGGIWCMVKLDYYYDEEARNNNPFSVSSLQPIQMPNMDIQEIFEGRKEFTKDEWIDVLIRSTGMEPTHLEDRVKWHLLLRLVPLVENNYNMCELGPRGTGKSHVYKEISPNSILVSGGQSTVANLFYNMTSRKIGLVGMWDCVTFDEVAGIRFKDKDGIQIMKDYMASGSFARGKEEKNASASMVFVGNINQSVDVLLKTSHLFAPFPEEMANDTAFFDRMHYYLPGWEIPKMRPEFFTDNYGFIVDYIAEFFREMRKRSFADSVDRYFKLGNNLNQRDTIAVRKTVSGMVKLIYPNGIYTKEDIEEILHYALEGRRRVKEQLKKIGGMEFYDVMFSYIDKETLEEEYTSVPEQGGGKLIPEGMGKPGHVYVAGHGNSGMIGIYKLENQVVSGTGKFDKSGVSSSREARESLDTAFRFFTANSKSISNAIAIKTKDYLMHISDLQGIGLTDELAIAELIGLCSGALDKPVQESTIVIGNMTVGGTIAKVEEFANVLQVCVDAGAKKVLIPAASVMDLQTVPPDLLVKVQPVFYSDPVDAVYKALGVS; this comes from the coding sequence ATGGAAGGGAAAACGGAAGTATCCTTAACAGTTGATCTTGATAAAAAGTTGAACAGTGCATTTGCGGGCCGTGTAGTCCGAAAAGACTTGACCAAGCTGATTAAAGAAGGGGCAAACGTTCCAGTCTATGTGCTGGAATATTTGCTTGGCATGTACGCAGCAACCGATGATGAAGACAGCATTAGCGAAGGCGTGGAACGCGTCAAGAAAATCCTTTCCGATAATTTTGTGCGGCCTGACGAAGCAGAGAAAATCAAATCGCGTATCCGAGAATTAGGTCAATACTCGATCATCGATAAAGTGTCAGTAGTTTTAAATCCAAAGTTGGATATTTACGAAGCAGAATTCTCGAACTTAGGGTTAAAAGGCGTTCCAGTAGGATCCAACTTTGTTAAAGAATACGATAAGCTGTTGGTCGGTGGAATATGGTGCATGGTAAAACTCGATTATTATTACGACGAAGAAGCCCGAAACAATAATCCGTTCAGCGTGAGCAGCCTGCAGCCTATCCAAATGCCGAATATGGATATTCAAGAAATTTTTGAAGGAAGAAAAGAGTTTACCAAAGACGAATGGATTGATGTCTTGATCCGTTCGACTGGTATGGAGCCAACCCACTTAGAAGATCGTGTGAAATGGCATCTTTTATTGCGTCTCGTGCCTCTTGTTGAAAACAATTATAATATGTGCGAACTTGGTCCACGCGGGACTGGGAAATCGCATGTATATAAAGAGATTTCACCGAATTCGATATTGGTTTCAGGCGGCCAATCTACCGTCGCCAACCTTTTCTATAACATGACTTCACGTAAAATCGGACTTGTCGGCATGTGGGATTGCGTCACGTTTGATGAAGTGGCAGGAATCCGTTTCAAAGACAAAGACGGCATCCAAATCATGAAAGATTATATGGCATCCGGCTCGTTTGCACGAGGGAAAGAAGAGAAGAACGCTTCGGCTTCAATGGTCTTTGTCGGTAACATCAATCAAAGTGTCGATGTCTTATTGAAGACTTCCCATCTATTTGCACCATTCCCTGAAGAAATGGCAAATGATACGGCGTTTTTTGATCGCATGCATTACTATTTACCAGGCTGGGAAATCCCAAAAATGCGCCCGGAATTCTTTACGGATAACTATGGCTTTATTGTCGATTATATCGCAGAATTTTTCAGAGAAATGCGCAAGCGTTCATTTGCCGATTCGGTTGACCGCTATTTCAAGTTAGGCAATAACTTGAACCAGCGGGATACAATTGCGGTCCGGAAAACGGTATCTGGAATGGTGAAGCTCATTTATCCGAACGGCATCTATACAAAAGAAGACATTGAAGAAATTTTGCATTATGCATTAGAAGGCCGTCGCCGGGTAAAAGAGCAGCTCAAAAAAATCGGCGGCATGGAATTTTACGATGTCATGTTCTCTTATATCGATAAAGAAACATTAGAGGAAGAATATACTTCCGTGCCAGAACAAGGTGGCGGAAAACTGATTCCGGAAGGTATGGGAAAACCCGGCCATGTTTATGTAGCGGGTCATGGTAATTCAGGGATGATTGGTATATATAAACTTGAAAATCAAGTTGTGAGTGGCACTGGCAAGTTCGACAAGTCTGGAGTGAGTTCTTCACGTGAAGCTCGTGAAAGCCTGGACACCGCATTCCGCTTCTTTACGGCTAACAGCAAAAGCATCAGCAATGCTATCGCTATTAAAACGAAAGATTATCTGATGCATATTAGTGACTTGCAGGGGATTGGGTTAACAGATGAGTTGGCTATTGCTGAATTGATTGGTCTTTGCTCGGGTGCATTAGATAAGCCAGTTCAAGAGAGTACTATTGTTATCGGCAATATGACAGTAGGTGGGACGATAGCTAAGGTGGAAGAATTTGCGAATGTGTTGCAGGTTTGTGTAGATGCAGGAGCGAAGAAAGTGTTGATTCCAGCTGCTTCTGTCATGGATTTGCAGACAGTGCCGCCTGATTTGTTAGTGAAAGTGCAGCCGGTGTTTTATTCGGATCCGGTTGATGCGGTTTATAAAGCGCTAGGGGTTAGCTGA
- the pglZ gene encoding BREX-1 system phosphatase PglZ type A, whose product MNMVQIASALSDIFKEPLKEEEQRKLVFWVDKDQEFTEEIDELVIDGVKVHSLTDKNQFYTKHLLEEEDSASSYLIYTNLDLSVEDNWLADTVLYSKTFYADRISLILSDLHIDPSLRMTVKKYERFFKNKDRFRKFAAFGIGTFTEEMIELSIMSVLCNLKTPNFEDVLKTILMDTLDDAENKYLSLIERFFDLDVFWSYVANYCGYEREVKTLKTLFIHLSVTAFSHSVDEKYLTGLNDFIAKRSKTNALVFIDHWMHHKSDYSRFNDYIEIVEQEITISQMINASPLEEFKQSDIFPYIDRAIIIHIANSLIEKLEDYEEYKKLIKLRRVKHYYEKYAAVYEALFYTVKMHEFYNEHRQGITGIQAIDVYEAYINNYYKMDSYYRKFYVAYDEDTNHELLKKLKEMVENLYSKWFMGELSSHWSLTVRSEMTAQWTLPGIQRQQNFYSSVIAPHMQNNERVFVIVSDAMRYEVGMELAERLNSETTGISEMQNMLGVVPSVTKLGMAALLPHRTLDFDKDGKVLVDGKDSSGLENRKKIIESKIVDSIAFNFRSVFSMNKAARRETFKGKKLIYLYHDTIDAVGDNASTETSTFNAVETALNELSDLVKIIRDDLSGTNIYITADHGFLYQRDALEESDKIEKEAIEAIEIKRRYILSKEKREVSGQLAIDLTSVVENEEQLTAYVPNATIRYKIQGSGVNFVHGGASLQEVVIPLVSFKNKRSGQRGSQAIRKVDIKLTTTTRKITNSIFNLEFFQTEKVEDKMVPRTVLIYMADQDGEILSNEETIIGDRPFDNPADRTFKLRFVLKSITYDRSKTYYLMIKDTETGMVTDKIPYSINLGIVSDFDF is encoded by the coding sequence ATGAACATGGTACAAATCGCGTCTGCGCTATCAGACATTTTTAAAGAGCCCTTAAAAGAAGAAGAACAGCGAAAGCTTGTTTTTTGGGTTGATAAAGATCAAGAGTTTACAGAAGAAATTGATGAACTGGTAATAGATGGAGTAAAGGTCCATTCGCTGACTGATAAAAATCAGTTTTATACGAAACATTTACTGGAGGAAGAAGATTCAGCGTCCTCTTATTTGATTTATACAAATTTAGATTTAAGTGTAGAAGATAATTGGTTGGCGGATACTGTTTTGTATTCAAAAACTTTTTATGCAGATCGGATATCGCTAATTTTAAGTGACTTACATATAGATCCATCGCTGCGCATGACAGTAAAAAAATACGAGCGTTTCTTTAAAAATAAAGACCGCTTTAGAAAGTTTGCTGCGTTTGGTATTGGGACGTTTACCGAAGAGATGATTGAGCTTTCGATTATGAGTGTTTTGTGTAATTTAAAGACACCGAATTTTGAAGACGTCTTAAAAACCATTTTGATGGATACATTAGATGATGCTGAAAATAAATATCTTTCTTTGATAGAGCGGTTCTTTGACCTAGATGTTTTCTGGTCATACGTAGCGAACTATTGCGGATATGAACGTGAAGTTAAAACGCTCAAGACTTTATTTATTCATTTGTCGGTAACGGCATTCAGCCATTCGGTAGATGAAAAGTATTTAACTGGGCTAAATGATTTTATTGCAAAGCGCAGCAAAACCAATGCGTTGGTGTTTATCGACCACTGGATGCATCACAAAAGCGATTATTCTAGATTCAATGACTATATTGAAATAGTCGAGCAAGAAATCACTATTTCTCAAATGATAAATGCCAGCCCTTTAGAAGAATTTAAGCAATCGGATATCTTTCCATATATTGACCGGGCCATCATTATCCATATTGCCAATAGCCTTATTGAAAAGCTTGAAGATTACGAGGAGTATAAAAAGCTAATTAAACTTAGACGTGTGAAACATTATTATGAGAAGTATGCGGCAGTCTATGAAGCGCTATTTTATACGGTGAAAATGCACGAGTTTTACAATGAACATCGCCAAGGCATTACCGGGATTCAAGCAATAGATGTTTATGAAGCTTATATCAACAATTACTATAAGATGGATTCGTATTACCGCAAGTTTTATGTAGCTTATGACGAAGATACAAATCATGAGTTATTGAAAAAGTTGAAAGAAATGGTCGAGAATTTGTATTCAAAATGGTTTATGGGTGAGTTAAGCTCCCATTGGTCACTAACAGTGCGTTCAGAAATGACAGCTCAATGGACATTGCCGGGGATTCAACGCCAACAGAATTTCTATTCTTCGGTCATAGCACCGCATATGCAAAACAATGAACGAGTGTTTGTCATTGTTTCTGACGCGATGCGATACGAAGTGGGAATGGAATTGGCAGAACGTTTGAATTCGGAAACGACAGGCATTTCTGAGATGCAAAACATGCTCGGGGTTGTCCCTTCGGTAACGAAACTTGGAATGGCGGCTCTGCTGCCGCATCGGACTTTGGATTTTGATAAAGACGGTAAAGTGCTGGTTGATGGAAAAGACTCATCAGGACTTGAAAACCGCAAAAAAATCATTGAATCGAAAATTGTAGATAGTATTGCATTTAATTTCCGCAGTGTTTTTTCTATGAACAAAGCTGCCCGCCGAGAGACATTCAAAGGGAAGAAATTGATCTACCTCTACCATGATACGATTGATGCTGTGGGAGACAATGCTTCTACTGAAACGTCAACGTTTAATGCGGTGGAGACAGCGTTGAATGAACTTTCTGATTTAGTGAAAATTATTAGAGACGATTTAAGTGGTACAAATATTTATATCACTGCTGACCATGGGTTCTTATATCAGCGGGATGCGTTAGAGGAAAGCGATAAAATAGAAAAAGAAGCGATTGAAGCGATTGAAATAAAGCGCCGTTATATTCTTTCGAAAGAAAAACGGGAAGTGTCAGGCCAGTTAGCCATCGACTTAACATCAGTAGTAGAAAATGAAGAGCAATTGACTGCTTATGTGCCGAATGCAACAATCCGCTATAAAATCCAAGGGTCTGGTGTCAATTTTGTCCACGGAGGAGCAAGTTTACAAGAAGTTGTCATACCGCTTGTATCGTTCAAGAACAAGCGATCTGGCCAACGAGGTTCACAAGCGATTCGAAAAGTGGATATCAAATTGACCACTACTACAAGAAAAATAACAAACAGCATTTTTAATTTGGAGTTCTTCCAAACTGAAAAAGTAGAAGACAAAATGGTGCCACGCACTGTATTAATTTATATGGCCGACCAAGATGGCGAGATTCTATCAAATGAAGAAACGATTATCGGCGACCGTCCTTTCGATAACCCGGCCGATCGGACGTTTAAATTGCGATTTGTATTGAAGAGTATCACTTATGACCGCAGCAAAACCTATTATTTAATGATCAAAGATACAGAAACCGGGATGGTTACTGACAAAATTCCGTATTCGATTAACCTAGGTATCGTCAGTGACTTTGACTTTTAA
- the pglX gene encoding BREX-1 system adenine-specific DNA-methyltransferase PglX: MNKSALKKFATEARRELLERVELQARKVGITAEGIQKATIESSDAIFIDGKQLSEKERVQRNKLIARIRDIGFNRVMEETAYTWFNRFTALRFMEVNDYLPTRVRVLSSLNVENTEPDMMKEALSLELDLNKEYIYDLKLNNKNEELFKYLIIKHCNDLNHYMPFMFETIDDYTEILFPEGLLATDSFIRKMTNVEVIPESNWEKIEVIGWLYQYYIAEEKDRVFKAKKKYKAEEIPFATQLFTPDWIVRYMVQNSLGRYWVEAHPEHQDLISDWEFYLQNTEEDLEEKIEPYINKELKVEDIKCFDPAMGSGHILVYMFDVLFEIYSKSGYMEREIPRLIIENNLYGLDIDDRAYQLASFSVVMKAMEYNKRFLRSIEREGLTLNLASIQETNSLTNEDIEFLANDKEKYEETQTFIKQFQNAKAIGSLLKLKNDDYTYLQNRLKFMHSNPVTEIFEVEKQEKFLYLLPKLIKQTNLMSLEYDILITNPPYMSAGSMNKELSDYMKKNYPDSKADLFGAFMELNDYLKKNAMYAAINQQSWMFISRFKNLRKKMLETQTFENVLHLGSNAFDDINGQVVQTVSFIMRNYKVDKETIFIRTTDQKKSIDKMQEFKRLKASRKYSLLSSDLFRLIPDSPLSYWLDVRWIEIFDNANKLEEFGKPRIGLATGENEKFVRMWHEVDINKFIKDARNAEELSLRSGKWVPYNKGGTYRKWYGNLEYIVDWEDNGFNIKQNKLDRLKEGLIEKKNSECWNQEYYFKQGITWSKITAGDFSVRIQENGTIFDVAGCTIFELNDNTLYILGLLNSSIITELLKALSPTLNYEVGTIKSLPVIIPNDNALIDIIKTEVEECIKLSKIEWDYKETSWDFSSNVLLKTKKSSLHEAIEAFKENRKELIENLHEVEMSISNKFNQIYGFPLNETSEKIKNKKNVTEDIKETDLIKEFISYAVGCAVGRYSIDEEKLIYAGGKFDSLLHKTFLPDKDNIIPVLTGSYFEDDIVNKIISFVQVTFGMKNLEANLEYIANIIGSKNNETARETLRRYFLNDFYKDHIQVYKKRPIYWLFTSGKEKAFNCLIYLHRYDKTTLSRIRTDYLHEVQIRMDAEKRDLLNIINGNSTIKEITDAKKELKSLDKKIDELKAYDEKLHHMADMQIEIDLDDGVAVNYAKFEGLVAKI; this comes from the coding sequence TTGAATAAGTCAGCATTAAAGAAATTTGCTACAGAAGCAAGAAGAGAATTATTAGAAAGAGTGGAACTTCAAGCTAGAAAAGTCGGAATTACAGCTGAAGGAATCCAAAAAGCTACTATTGAAAGCTCTGATGCCATCTTTATAGATGGCAAGCAACTTTCTGAAAAAGAAAGGGTACAACGAAATAAGTTGATTGCTCGAATTCGTGATATCGGCTTCAATCGTGTAATGGAAGAAACGGCCTATACATGGTTTAACCGATTTACAGCTCTTCGTTTCATGGAAGTAAATGATTATCTCCCAACTAGAGTGCGTGTATTGTCTTCACTAAATGTAGAAAATACAGAGCCGGATATGATGAAAGAGGCTCTATCACTGGAATTAGATTTGAATAAAGAGTATATATATGATTTGAAATTGAATAATAAAAACGAAGAATTGTTCAAGTACCTTATTATCAAACATTGCAATGATTTAAATCACTATATGCCGTTTATGTTTGAAACAATAGATGATTATACAGAGATATTATTTCCAGAAGGATTATTAGCTACAGATTCGTTCATTCGAAAAATGACGAATGTTGAAGTTATACCTGAAAGTAATTGGGAAAAGATTGAAGTAATCGGTTGGCTTTATCAATATTATATTGCTGAAGAAAAAGACCGTGTATTTAAAGCGAAGAAGAAATATAAAGCGGAAGAGATTCCTTTTGCGACTCAATTATTTACACCTGATTGGATAGTCCGTTACATGGTGCAAAACTCATTGGGGCGTTATTGGGTTGAAGCTCATCCGGAACATCAAGATTTAATCAGTGATTGGGAGTTTTACTTACAAAACACTGAAGAAGATCTTGAAGAAAAAATTGAACCATATATAAATAAAGAATTGAAAGTGGAAGACATTAAATGTTTCGATCCTGCTATGGGGAGTGGACATATCCTAGTGTATATGTTTGATGTACTTTTCGAAATATATAGCAAGAGCGGTTATATGGAGAGAGAAATTCCTCGTCTTATTATTGAAAATAACTTATACGGTTTGGATATAGATGATAGGGCCTACCAGCTCGCTAGTTTTTCAGTAGTCATGAAAGCTATGGAATATAATAAGCGTTTCTTAAGAAGTATTGAAAGAGAAGGCTTAACCCTCAATTTAGCTTCCATACAAGAAACAAATAGCCTGACGAATGAAGATATTGAGTTTCTTGCAAATGACAAAGAAAAGTATGAGGAAACTCAGACTTTCATAAAGCAGTTTCAAAATGCAAAAGCTATAGGTTCTCTCTTAAAACTTAAAAATGATGACTACACATATTTACAGAATAGATTAAAATTTATGCATTCAAACCCTGTTACAGAAATTTTCGAAGTTGAGAAACAAGAGAAGTTTTTATATCTATTACCAAAGTTAATTAAGCAAACGAACTTAATGTCTTTAGAATATGATATTTTAATAACAAACCCTCCATACATGAGTGCAGGAAGCATGAATAAAGAACTCTCTGATTATATGAAGAAAAATTATCCCGATTCTAAAGCTGATCTATTTGGTGCTTTCATGGAATTAAATGATTATTTAAAGAAAAATGCAATGTATGCTGCTATAAATCAACAATCATGGATGTTTATTAGCAGATTTAAAAATCTTCGTAAAAAAATGTTAGAAACTCAAACTTTTGAAAATGTTTTGCATTTAGGATCAAATGCTTTTGATGATATAAACGGACAAGTAGTTCAAACAGTATCATTTATAATGAGGAACTATAAAGTAGATAAAGAGACAATATTTATAAGAACCACTGATCAAAAAAAATCAATAGATAAAATGCAAGAATTTAAAAGGTTAAAGGCAAGCAGAAAATATAGTCTCCTTTCTTCTGATTTATTTCGATTAATACCTGATTCCCCATTGTCATATTGGCTTGATGTCAGATGGATAGAAATTTTTGATAACGCAAACAAGCTGGAAGAATTCGGTAAGCCGCGAATAGGTTTAGCAACAGGTGAAAATGAAAAGTTTGTAAGAATGTGGCATGAGGTTGATATTAATAAGTTTATTAAAGATGCAAGAAACGCAGAAGAATTATCTCTTCGTTCAGGAAAATGGGTTCCTTATAACAAAGGGGGAACATATAGAAAATGGTATGGAAATCTAGAATATATTGTAGACTGGGAAGATAATGGATTTAATATTAAACAAAATAAATTAGATAGATTAAAAGAAGGTTTAATAGAAAAGAAAAATAGTGAGTGTTGGAATCAGGAATACTATTTTAAACAGGGCATTACTTGGTCGAAAATAACTGCAGGAGATTTTTCTGTAAGAATTCAAGAAAATGGAACTATTTTTGATGTGGCAGGATGTACTATTTTTGAACTTAATGATAATACTTTATATATACTTGGATTATTGAATTCTTCTATCATAACTGAATTATTAAAAGCCCTTAGCCCAACATTAAATTATGAAGTAGGAACTATAAAATCTTTACCTGTAATAATACCAAATGATAATGCTTTAATAGACATTATAAAAACTGAAGTTGAAGAATGTATAAAGTTATCTAAAATAGAATGGGATTATAAGGAAACGTCTTGGGATTTTTCTTCTAATGTTTTGTTGAAAACAAAAAAAAGTTCCCTTCATGAAGCAATAGAAGCTTTTAAGGAAAACCGAAAAGAATTAATTGAAAATTTACATGAAGTTGAAATGAGTATTAGTAATAAATTCAATCAAATATACGGTTTTCCATTAAATGAAACTAGTGAAAAAATAAAAAATAAAAAAAATGTTACTGAAGATATAAAAGAGACTGATTTGATTAAGGAGTTCATATCTTACGCTGTAGGTTGTGCTGTAGGAAGATATTCGATAGATGAAGAAAAGTTAATTTATGCAGGTGGAAAGTTTGATTCATTACTCCATAAAACTTTTTTGCCAGACAAAGATAATATTATCCCAGTACTAACAGGTTCATATTTTGAAGATGATATTGTTAATAAGATAATTTCGTTTGTTCAAGTGACATTTGGAATGAAAAATTTGGAAGCAAATTTAGAATATATTGCTAATATAATTGGCAGTAAAAATAATGAAACAGCGAGAGAAACTTTACGTCGTTATTTCTTAAATGATTTCTATAAAGATCATATACAAGTATATAAAAAGCGACCGATTTACTGGTTGTTCACATCTGGTAAAGAGAAAGCATTCAATTGTCTAATCTATTTGCACCGCTACGATAAGACAACACTCTCACGCATTCGTACTGACTATTTACACGAAGTCCAGATTCGTATGGATGCCGAAAAAAGAGACTTGCTTAACATCATTAATGGTAATTCGACGATAAAAGAAATTACTGACGCTAAGAAAGAATTGAAGTCCCTTGATAAGAAAATCGATGAATTGAAAGCATATGATGAAAAGTTACACCACATGGCCGATATGCAGATTGAAATTGATTTGGATGATGGTGTAGCAGTGAACTATGCGAAGTTTGAAGGGCTAGTTGCCAAAATATAA